One stretch of Prunus persica cultivar Lovell chromosome G1, Prunus_persica_NCBIv2, whole genome shotgun sequence DNA includes these proteins:
- the LOC18793224 gene encoding defensin-like protein 19: MAKLLSHPLFYPILFLFLFIFLASTEVAMVEARICQRRSKTWSGFCGNTGNCNRQCRNWEGALRGACHAQSPGFACFCYFRC, encoded by the exons ATGGCTAAGCTACTCAGTCATCCACTGTTTTATCCCatcctctttctcttcctctttatcTTTCTTGCATCAACCG AAGTAGCAATGGTGGAAGCAAGAATCTGCCAAAGGCGTAGTAAAACATGGTCAGGGTTTTGTGGGAACACTGGAAACTGCAACCGTCAATGCAGGAACTGGGAAGGTGCTTTGCGTGGAGCTTGCCACGCTCAATCCCCAGGGTTTGCATGCTTCTGCTACTTTAGATGTTGA
- the LOC18791997 gene encoding 50S ribosomal protein L31, chloroplastic, translated as MALNLTNTFLQGRPCPPVLPPKKVCGGGGGLGNCRPVVTCRKKEIHPQFHEDAKVYCKGELVMTTGGTQKEYVVDVWSGNHPFYLGNRSGMLVDDDQVEKFRKKYGELTQIMDIPVLKGEIILPSRRKAAAGKGGKKK; from the exons ATGGCGCTCAATCTAACCAACACATTCCTCCAAGGAAGACCCTGCCCCCCAGTCCTTCCTCCCAAGAAG gtttgtggtggtggtggtgggctCGGGAATTGCCGGCCTGTGGTGACGTGCAGGAAGAAGGAGATACACCCGCAGTTCCACGAGGACGCGAAGGTGTACTGCAAAGGGGAGCTGGTGATGACGACGGGTGGGACCCAGAAGGAGTACGTGGTGGACGTGTGGTCGGGCAACCACCCCTTCTACCTCGGAAACCGGTCGGGCATGCTCGTCGACGACGACCAGGTAGAGAAGTTCAGGAAGAAGTACGGAGAGCTCACTCAGATCATGGATATCCCCGTGCTCAAGGGAGAGATTATTCTGCCCTCTAGGCGCAAAGCCGCAGCTGGTAAAGGGGGCAAGAAGAAGTAG
- the LOC18790178 gene encoding glucose-1-phosphate adenylyltransferase large subunit, chloroplastic/amyloplastic, which produces MDSCCATMRANAHPIKVGKGGLRNQGSGFWGESVRVGLKSRDLSAQLLKISKFESRARKLKPGVAHSILTDINQDSVTFQSPLFETPKADPKNVASIILGGGAGTRLFPLTSQRAKPAVPIGGCYRLIDIPMSNCINSGIKKIFILTQFNSFSLNRHLARTYNFGDGMNFGDGFVEVLAATQTPGEAGKKWFQGTADAVRQFIWVFEDAKNKNVEHILILSGDHLYRMDYLDFVQKHIDTNADITVSCIPMDESRASDYGLMKIDQSGRIIQFAEKPKGPDLEAMQVDTSILGLSELEAMKSPYIASMGVYVFRTDVLLKLLRWSYPSCNDFGSEIIPSAVREHNVQAYLFNDYWEDIGTVKSFFDANLALTEQPPKFEFNDPKTPFYTSPRFLPPTKVEKCRIIDAIVSHGCFLRECSVQHSIVGVRSRLESGVELKDTMMMGADYYQTESEIASLVALGKVPVGVGSNTKIWNCIIDKNAKIGRNVMITNTDGVEEADRAEEGFYIRSGITVVLKNATIKDGTVI; this is translated from the exons ATGGATTCTTGCTGTGCGACCATGAGGGCCAATGCCCATCCGATTAAAGTCGGAAAAGGGGGTCTTAGGAACCAAGGTAGTGGGTTCTGGGGTGAGAGTGTCAGGGTGGGTCTCAAGAGCAGAGATTTGAGTGCTCAGTTGTTGAAAATCTCTAAATTTGAAAGCAGAGCTAGAAAGCTTAAGCCTGGGGTGGCTCACTCTATTCTTACAGATATCAACCAAGACAGTGTG ACATTTCAGTCACCACTTTTTGAGACTCCAAAAGCAGACCCCAAAAATGTGGCTTCTATCATTTTGGGTGGAGGTGCTGGAACTCGCCTGTTTCCTCTCACCAGCCAAAGGGCCAAGCCAGCG GTTCCAATTGGAGGGTGTTACAGGCTGATTGATATCCCGATGAGCAATTGCATTAACAGTGGCATAAAAAAGATATTCATCTTAACACAATTTAACTCTTTTTCCCTCAATCGTCACCTTGCCCGTACTTATAATTTTGGAGATGGTATGAATTTCGGAGATGGATTTGTGGAG GTTTTGGCTGCAACTCAAACGCCAGGAGAAGCTGGGAAGAAATGGTTTCAAGGAACAGCTGATGCTGTGAGGCAATTTATATGGGTCTTTGAG GAtgcaaagaacaaaaatgttGAGCATATACTGATCTTATCCGGTGATCATCTTTACCGGATGGACTATCTGGATTTTGTGCAG AAGCATATTGATACAAATGCCGACATCACAGTTTCATGCATTCCCATGGATGAAAG CCGGGCATCAGATTACGGACTCATGAAAATTGACCAATCAGGACGTATAATCCAATTTGCTGAGAAACCAAAAGGCCCTGACCTAGAAGCAATG CAAGTTGACACCAGTATTCTGGGGCTTTCTGAGCTGGAGGCCATGAAATCTCCTTATATTGCATCAATGGGTGTTTATGTGTTTAGAACTGATGTCCTACTAAAGTTATTAAGATGGAGCTACCCTTCTTGTAATGATTTCGGCTCTGAGATTATTCCATCAGCTGTGAGGGAACACAATGTCCAG GCATATCTATTCAATGACTACTGGGAGGATATTGGAACTGTGAAGTCTTTTTTTGATGCAAACTTGGCCCTCACAGAACAG CCTCCAAAGTTTGAATTCAATGATCCAAAGACACCTTTCTACACATCTCCTAGATTCTTGCCGCCTacaaaagttgaaaaatgCAGG ATTATAGATGCAATAGTTTCCCATGGTTGCTTCTTGCGAGAATGTAGTGTTCAACACTCTATTGTGGGTGTGCGCTCACGTTTAGAGTCTGGTGTAGAACTTAAG GATACTATGATGATGGGTGCAGACTACTACCAAACTGAATCTGAGATTGCATCTCTTGTAGCTCTAGGAAAGGTTCCAGTTGGTGTTGGATCAAATACCAAAATCTG GAATTGCATAATCGACAAGAATGCGAAGATAGGAAGAAACGTAATGATCACAAATACTGAT